CGGACCTTGACCGTGAGAGGCTCGTCCGGCCAATTCAGGCCACCTCAAACCGTAAAACCAAGTCCGTAAGCTCGCATTCACTCTAAGGAAGCGATCGCGCCGTCTGGATCAACTTGCAACATCAAGAACTGGTAAGTCGAACTTCGAGCTTGTGTACtatgcgatcatggcatctagTGTTTTCTTGTTCAATTCTTGAAATTGTCATGTGCCTTTTGCTTCTTATCCCTccccgaccacgatcgcatccttcttctgcattgattttgcctgATTACCTCGAGTTAAACCTTCGACATACCTCggcctggtcggacttcggtcatgaaaatctggcaactccgggcttgatcggagcccgaggtgagtattctGAACTCGATTTAAGCATGTCtcaagcttggatttgattgttatgctctgtattacATGATTGAACTATGCGATGTCGATACTGTGCGAAGCTTGTCGCTCGTGATTCCATGGATAAAATGCcgtgattttaggatatgttgatctaggaagAGAGGCGAGTCGATTGACGTTAGTTTCATGTGATTTCATCAaggtttcaccgttagatcatcaccgggaagcctcggccatCCGTtctgttgtcgtcgagaggttgaagacgaccgacgtggcgagtcaaacgaGTCAAAGGGCTTAGGTGTCGCATGGTGATTGGTCCAACTCGtgctgagtcggctcggccgttggcgcgagtgagccgACTCGGCACAGATctaacggctaggataattcgacggatttgatttagggccgttggattagtattttcttattttcggatattagatatattagatagaaaataaaaaaaatcaaaatggtgCCGTTTAGTCTTGGGTGTGCGGCGTCATTTTAGCTAGAGGAAGattggacggtccagattaggttCAAAGTCAATCTCATTTGTTGAGAGTCATAAGTGAAGCGGCGCCGTTTTAGCCAGAAGGAATGAACGGTTCGGATTGGTTCTTAGTTTTAATCGCGATCGTCCATCTTTTTAAgtcatacggtgtcgtttaggcTTAGTTGaggtgaacggctcggatcaagtTTTAGTTTatatcgtggccgtccattcaacatttaaatgcggcgtcgttttatagagCGAGTCCGGCACGGCGCCGTTTTGTCTAGTAAgggacgaacggccgagatcgattccagagccaatctcggccgtccattatttttcatatattcgaatattagggtATTAattcggaaaatcaaaaaaatatacgTATTAAATACGTACGATGTTGTTTGTACGTAGAGCGGTTCGTAAATGGGtttagaccgggttgaccggtttaacccggtccagaatattaataaaaaattaataaaaaaataaaaagaaatttccaaaaaatctaaaaaattgtaaaaattcatagaaaattcacaaaaatttctagattttcacaaaaaaaatttctaaaaatttctagattgattcgggactcataaagtctggatcaaaaattttcgagacttcgagggtcgatctgtatcgatccggaaaatttccatttttttagaaaataaataaaaattcaaaaaattagaaaaattagaaaaattctgaaaaatcacaaaaaatgggaaatggccacattcaactggccaaatcgaaattttgtgattttcgggtcctaaaccccaaaaatgaccattctacccttatgggccttccgccccaaatttttccgaaccatccccggaacccaaatttgacttttgtgtgggccgatagggccatttttagatttatcgagccttgattgattgatttgattgcttgcaATTATGTTGGTTGTGCTTTTAaattctgattgtgattgttagagtagaaaatccccatccgcataaatacctagaaccgttagggcctacctcacccgatattacatatGCATGAAtccgtaggttagaaaaacacttgaCATCGGTAACCCAAAGGgtgtcgatgaaaatctcggcgtaaccaagtccccggacccaaaaatctcttattttcgcagaaccgaacggtttctcccaaccgctcggtaagattttccaatcgtaccttccaataaatcgatcggtggcgactccaattgcatgtacacatcacacatgccacccgaccgcactaaggtcgattacgataaaaattttacccgacatcgcgattcgagtaatgggtcttgggagagacccgcggtcccgaaagatcccgccgacaaccggggtcttgcATATAAAAAGAGGGAttggctcgttaactctcgccCGCAGagaagagggtcgcgacatacttttgtcccaattctattaCCGTCGGCCTTTCGTCTATAATCATCGTTAATCAATCCTATGcggttttttaattttctcgccgaacttaACGATGAATCTCTGAAATTCGGAAAGAACATGTTTTTGGGACAACAAGATTTGAGATCCTTTGTTCGAATAATTAGATCTCCATGTCTAGCCATTCTTTGGGCTATTGAGTGCTAGGGAGAATCCGAAATGCACCATCTTGTGTGGCCTATATCTCTCGGTAATATGTAGGGGAAGGGAACAACAtaaaagaatttggaggatTTTTTCATGTTAACTTTGCTAAGATATAATTCATTTACgacgtggaaatgccacataggattaactaaACGAATTGTAGATAGAAGGTTAAGCgtgatagaattgagacaactaaaaatttgaggttttttaaaagaaaaaaaaaaggcaaaaagatacATAGAgtgacaatatttgtgtatggctcccactttgatgccaatatttattctttttatatgtgccaaatcggagaaaaaagaTCAATTTAGTGCTAATGGTGAGAGATTCCAGCCAACTAATTAcgtgtcattttttaaaatttttgacattacgtggtaatttttttaaaaaaagaaattaggcCATGTGGCATCCATGTgcacttttaaacttaaaaataagttgaatttttttaaaagttaaaatcaaactaaaaataagctaaaaaaaaaagaagttacaACGGCGAGGgctgtgcaaaaaaaaaaaatattagaattaaaGACAATGCCGTACACAAATGTTGACACTCTAGGTATCCTTTTACTAACAAAATAATGCTTTCGATATAATTAGGACCTAATGCTATAGCTGAGATTTTTTTGCTATTAGGCAGGTAGAAATGCAGCAATAGTAAAAGCTGAGGGTTTTTTACcagataaaaaaattggatatattttttttggtcaaattggatataatttggACAGGTGTtaaagtggtttttttttttttgtgggtattAGGTCCACATATATATTGTAAATGAACCCAATATTTTGGCCTGTAGTGACAGAAGCTTTTTTCATCTTTGTTTTAACCGCAAATCAAGTGCCCATCCTTGAATCTATTGATGCCATTAAGCTTGCTTATTTATCCAACCGGAACCAACTACAAGTCGACGACCCCTGCTGTATGCTGGTCGAGGTCTATTAAAATGAAGATCGAGCCGAGGGGCTTTGCTACGCCTTCATATCACTCTGGTACACGAGttaagagggagagaaaaagaagagagagagacacacacaagTAGCTTGCAGGAAATTTCTCCAACTCTTGGCAATGGCCTTCAGCAATTTTCAATCATCACTATCGGCGTCCGCATCCTCTGTGCGGTCACGGTACGACGACGTGgtcttgagttttagaggaaCGGATACGAGTAGGCATTTCACGAATGGCCTTCTCGCCGGCTTATCCAACGCAGGGATGAGCGTGTTTAGAGACGAAAAGGTGGCGGGGGCAGACAAGGGAATCGACCCCACGCTAGTTGAAGCGATTGAACAGTCAAAGATATCAATACCGATCATCTCGCCGGACTACGCTTCCAGCGAGAGCTGCCTCATGGGGCTGGTCAAGATGCTGGAGTGCAGGGACAACATGAACCATACCGTCATTCCCATATTCTATGGCGTCGACCCCTCCGACATTGGTTCCTTCGTGAACCACAAAAAAAGGGGGATCGATCGCAAGCTCCTCACCCCCTGGAAGTCCGCCCTCCATCGTATCGGACAGTTGAAGGGCTATCATCTGGACCCCACGAGCGACCAGTAACTCTACTCTACTTTCATTTCCTTTTACCTCCTTTTAAATTCAGCGTGAACCATCACGCTGTTGTAGATTATCTTGGTGAATAATGGAGCATTTGAGACTTTAGGAGGATCGCGCCGGTTACTTTCGGGCCAAAACTAACTGTATTGCCATTGATTCTATTCATCATAATTGTACATGACTTGTCTCATGTGTCTTTGTACTCGTGGGTCACGAATTGTTACTCAAACTTCAGTATTCTGCTTCTTCATTCTTTTGCCTTTCtcattatttctttctttaatttctcaTGATCGTGCATTTTGATTATTAGGGATGGCAGGCTTATATCCGAGGTCGTCTTGTATGTCACTCGGCAGCTGAAGAATGCTGAACTAGTTGGTACTTCCATGCCGGTCGGAATCGATAATCAACTCCGCAAGATGATGACGAGGCTTGACGTCGACTATCGTGACGGACAAGCAGTTGCAATACGCGGCAATGAGGTCCGAATGGTCGGAATACATGGCAATGCGGGGATCGGGAAAACAACTCTTGCAAAGTTCATTTACAGCCAGCTATATCCTCTGTTTGAAGGGTGTAGCTATCTGGGAAACATCGGGGAGGTATCGAAAACTGAGCCCTTGGAGCATCTGCAAAGCCAACTGATTTCTGACCTGCTAAAGCAAAGGCCCATGAGCATGGGCTCCGTAGAAGAAGGTATTCACAATATCAAACATAGGTTTCGCAGTATGAGAGTTCTCATCGTGCTTGATGATATCCATGGGAGGCCTCAGCTCGAAGCATTTGCTGGGAAGCTAAGCTGGTTTGGTTCGAGAAGCAGGATAATTGTAACCACCAGAAACGCCGAACTTCTTCGTGATATCCCTGAAATGTTTGGGACTTATAGAGTTGGACCTATGGAGTTCGATCCATCCCTTTGTCTCTTCTGCCGACATGCTTTCGGGGAAAGTTCTCCCCGTCAGGGCTATGAAGATCTGTCGAAGCAGATTGTTTCCCGAATTGACGGGGTCCCTTTAGTAATTGAGGTTCTAGGCTCATATCTCTacagaaaacagaaagaaacaTGGGATGAGACGTTGCGTCAACTAAAGGAAATTCCAGCCCGTATGCTCCACAAGGTGTTGATGACTAGCTATACAGATCTAAATCAAGGGACTAAAGATATATTTCTCGACATAGCTTGTTTCTTTTTAGGAAAAGACCAGAGAATTCCCTTCTATATGTGGGAGGACTGCGGTTTTCATCCTCGTAGTGGTATTGAGAGTCTCCTTCTCACGTCCCTGGTGAAAATCGGAGAGAACAACGAGCTGTTGGTGTATGATCTATTGAGAGACGTTGGTCTAGAAATTGTCCGTAATGAAGACCGAGCGAACCCAGGAAGGCGCAGCAGGCTGTGGAATCACGAGGATGCCCTCCGTACCCTAAGGAACAAACAGGTAAAATATCATTGTTTTGGAATAATGTATGCCATATTTCAACTGCCCTACAATTCAAttatctttccttctttcaatCTATAGGCAACGAAAATGGTTAAAGCCCTCTGTCTTAAGTACGACAATGGCTCAGGCGATTATTTCACAAGTGAAGAATTTCAAAGCCTGTCCGAGCTGAGGTTCCTTAAACTGGACAATGCAAATATCCGGGGAGATTTCAGCAATCTACTTTCCAATTTAAGGTGGCTCGATTGGCGAGGGTGCCCCACGACCTTTGAAGCCATGAACTTGCATTTGGAGAAATTGGTGATTCTTGATTTATCATGGAGCAAGGTCACTCAAGACTGGGAGGGTTGGAGTCAAATTGAGGTGACATGGAAaatgtttcattttttcgtttcatCCTCAGGAATTGACCTTGTCTGAAATATATTCTATTTTGGATTGCAGATGCGGcaattgaaagttttgaacCTCACGGGGTGTAATGAAATGCTGATGACTCCCGACTTCTCCAGTTACCCGCAGTTGGAGATGCTGATTCTCGAGCGCTGTGCTCAATTGGTCGAGATACACCATTCAATCTGTGATCTAAAATCCTTGGTTTCCTTGAATTTGAAATCCTGCAGCAATCTTAGTGAGTTGCCGCTAGAAATGGGTAACATGGAAGCGCTGAAAGAACTTCTCATTGATGGCACTTCAATACAAGAAATCCCGGAATCGATAGCTAGAATGAAGAAACTCGAAACTGTAAGTGCCTCCAATTGCTATTCACTAACTTACCTGCCAATCAGTTTCCCTACAGAAGCTCTTTCGATGCTCTTGCTGGACAATGCGAAGATCATCGAACTCCCCAATTCAATCGGAAGTTTGGAGAAACTAGAACGGTTGTCGTTGAGGGACTGCCGGGAGATACAGAAACTTCCAGAATCTTTAGGTGAATTAGGATACTCATTGGTGGAGTTGGACGTATCAGGGACGCTTATTGTGGAACTGCCCGACTCCACAAGTAACTTGCACCTACTGAGAGTTCTTAAGCTGGAACGGTGTCATGTGAGAAAGTTTCCTAGTGTCATTGGCGAGCTAAGGAAGCTTGAAGAGATCCATGCCTCCCACTGTAGGAGTTTGGAGGGAAGCATACCTAGTAACATTAAGAATCTAGAATTCCTGAAAATTTTGATGCTAGGATATACTTGTGTTTCGAGCCTACCAGAGTCAATCCAGTTGCTAAGCCATCTCCAGACCCTCAATTTACTTGCTTGCAACAACCTTGAAACACTACCCGTGCTTCCCTCGAGTTTGACTTGTCTGCGAATAAGTTCAAAGAAGATGAGCATGATCCCGGATATCCAGAATTTGGTTGAACTGGAAGACTTGAGCTTAGGCTATGAAAAGCCCAAGGAGCTAATAGATCCTCCTTCGTCCCAGTCTCTAGGGACCATAAGCTTGCCGAAGCTCAAGAGCTTAGAGTTGTCTCATTCCCAAATCTCCAATTTGGGATTTGAGTACGGCCCCGCATGCAATCCTCAGCTCAACAAAGTCGTCCCGACGGGTGCAAATCTTCAAGGAGTATCGGGGCTCCCCTCATCGTTGTCCGTATTGTCCATCCAAGCTTGTACGTCGGCGACGAGTATGCCAACACTTGGGAGTTTGATTTACTTGTCGGAGCTACAGCTCTTGAACTCACCTGTCGAAGAGATTAGAGGGCTTGGAGAACTAAAAAGCCTAGAGATCCTGGTTGTGTCGCATTGCCCGATAGTACATCTCAACGGCCTCTCCAAATTGACATCATTGATGAGATTGTCTCTCAAGAACTGTGAATCACTCAGCAAGTTGCCCAACGTGTCCAACCTCATCATGTTGAGAGTCCTGGAAATCCACGGGTGCCGGAAGATCTGCAGCATCAAAGGCCTCGAGGGATCGACATCCCGGGAGGAGCCGATCGTGACCGATTGTGAGGCAGAAAGTTCAGCTGAAGTAAACAAAGCCCGGAGGAGGATCAAAAAACGTTTGAAGACATCCCAATAAGTATGATCATCATGTCATATGATGGGTTTCTCTTGTCCTCTTGAGTGTCACTAATGTTtgctttcttttaatttctcaCTACGCTGTTGACGAGAAGTGGAAAAACTTGTCATTCTTGTGTTTCAACATATCCAGGAGCAGAGAAATCAACCACATGTAGCCCTTCGGAGAGTTATTTCCTTTCCACTTAAGAGAATGTGTAGGAGTTTTCTTGAGTTTTCTCCAACGCTAATCGGAATTCAAACGGTTGGGGCAGCCAAATTGGATCTTACTCTCTGGTTTGAATTCGTCACGACGGGGAACAAATCCATGAAAATCTTAAGTTGAAATGGAAAAGGGCGTGCAAAGTAGGCCAAAtaacggcttaagtacaccacaagtgccataagttgtgtacggcgctcactttagtgccaaaactttcaaatcgatcactttagtgctaagtttttgtaacttcgatcacttaagtgccaacttcttttaaaaacgatcactttagtgccaaaggcgacatggcttgccgaaaattcgacacgtgttattttttattaatatttgagataacgtggctcggtgaatttgacactaaagtgatcgtttttaaaagaagttggcacttaagtgatcgaagttacaaaaacttagcattaaagtgatcgttttgaaagttttggcatcgaagtgattgaagttacaaaaacttagcactaaagtgatcgatttgaaagttttggcactaaagtgagcgccgtacacaacttatggcacttggggtgtacttaagccgccAAACAACTATAGGAATCACAACTTACATATTAAGGGGACAGACTTTGTAACAGGTGTCTATGCACGACCTAGTCCTCAAGAATCCACCAAGCTTCCACCTCCAATAGGACCCGCCACCACGAACACGGGTTAGGATGGATGTCCGGGCTTATAGCCTAGATTGCCCTCCGATACTTAGGCCCGGAGAAATATGGCAATGTAAGTAGTTTTTGTAGGAATCATGAGTTTCAAACCTATTCCTCAGCTTCAAAATACCTTTTATATGTCTTTCTATTCTGCTCTTCGGATTGGTGCAGGCACACTTGTTAAAAATATGTCTCAAATTTGAGCCCGAAAAGGAAAGTTTCCTAATGCAAATAGTTTTCCTAGTTTGAATAGGTTTCCTAGTAGGGGAAAGCTTCCTATTTTGGAtccaattttttcctatttataagAAGTGGATGTTCTTTGTGAAAAGTATCAAAGATGAGTTTTGCTAATGAATTACATCCCTAGTGTTTGAAAATCTTGTGAGTAAAATTTGCGAATTCCTTCTTGTGATTCAGAGGTTATTTCATGAGCAACTCTGAGAGTAAACACTTGTAGGTTATTTGGCGTAATCGGAGCTTGGAAAATACTAAGTGTGCTAGAGTAACTTGAGCATGGTCTGTGATCTCCGTTATATCGCTTGATCCATGGTAGTACATTGCTGCTCTATCTAGGGACATAAGTCTCTACGATCGAACTACGTAAATttggtgtccaatttatttttgtgttctttctattttattgttcaatcGCTTGTTTCACGCAACAATTGATATCAAAGATAGGCTTGCTTGAGTTGAAATGGATTAATGGTGATAGCAGAATGTAAAGTGAAAATCGATAGATTTGATGGGAAGAATTTTGCTTTCTGAAAGATGCAGATTTAAGATTAtctatatcaaatgaaattgcGCTTACCCGTGTCTAGGGAGTAACCAGAGTCGATAAAGTAAGCGGACTGAGAATTGTTGGATAGACGAGCGGTGGGTATTATTCGGGCGACGTTGACTCGTAACCTTGCATTTAATATTGTGAAAAAGAATACCACCgcaagtttgatgaaagccctatcAACATGTACGAGAAGCCATATGCAATCAATAAGGTCTATTTGATACAACGTCTATTTAACTTGAAGATGAGCGAAAGTGTGTtagttgctaatcatatcaataaattcaatgtgatcgttagttaATTGAGTTTAGTTAATAttaactttgaagatgaggtatgtgatttgattctattatccccATTGTCTGATAGTTAGAATACTACTATTACCGCTGTTAGTAATTCTTttaggtcaacaagtttgatgttTGATGGGATTCAAGATTAATTTTGAGTGATGACGTCCGTAGAAAAGAATCGATGAACCTCGTATCTGCTACTTTAAGAGgtggaaagagaggaagaactAGTACTCGTGCTAGTAGAAGTAGTATAAACATGAAGAGATGTAGTCAGCCTAGGACTGGTGGTATTGTCTATTGAAACCGTAGCAAGACGGGGCATTTTAGAAGGGCTTGCCTAaagctgaaaaatgagaagggtAAGGGAATTAAAGTTGAGTCTATAAATGATGTTGCACTTGTAGTTGATACTAATTTGGATAGTATTGATGATTTGTTGTCCGACGGATAAATTATGGATTATGGTTATTCGTTTCATGCTATACCAAataggaactggtttactaTTTATTAGAGCACGAATAATAGTAAAGTGCAATTGTGGAACAATGTTGAATACGATATTGTAGGTGCTGGTGATGTTAGAATCggaatgcatgatggtattatGAGGACATTGATCGTAGTGAGGCATGTTTTAGAATTGAAgaataaaaatctaatttccttGAGTAACTTGGATTCAGCTACGCGTTAGTATTCTTTGGAATGCAgagttctaaaaattatttgagGTGCCTTAGTGATAATGAAAAGAATCAAGCCTAATGGTTTGTATGAGCTTCAAGGTGAGATAGTGACAGATTTATTTGTGAAGACATAGGATGCATCCGTTCGAGAGCCTACATTGTGGTATATGTCTTTGAGGCACATTAGCAATAAAAGCCTCAAGGTGTGGTTATGTGACAATGACCCGAATGTATGCGGGTGTTGTGTTTTAGATCAATGGCAAAAAATGTAGTTTAGTTTGACTGTAAGAGAAACCATAGATATTACAGAACTAATTCACTTGGATGTCCGCAGGCAATTGTAGTTTTCTTCGAAGAAGAGTGCTAGATTTATGCTAACGGTCGTTGATGGCTAGTTGAGGAGGACTTGGGTATTTGTGCTTAGGCATAAGTTTAATGTTGTTGTCAAGAGCATGCAGTTGACAACTATGATAGAAAAGGAGACTGATAAAATGATCAAGCATGAGCGGATTGACAAAAGCATGGAGTTTTGCTTGAAGATGTTAAATGAACTCTGCATGAAGGAAGGCATAATAAGACACCGCATGAATACCAATCAATCACAACATGTTGCaaaattgatgagcagaacattactataAATGGctcataaaattatttttaatgctAGTATAGCTAGGAGATTCTTAGCAAATGCATTTaatgtgacatcccaaattttcctacattagaaataattagaaagtaaaataaatcttaTAGATAAattctttaaggaatttttaaggTTCTACTCCTAATTTTTAGaaagttattttgaaatttctcaagggaattatttcttaatttatttggggaaacttttcgaaaattggcaTTAGAAcatagaaaatgaagaaatagctCCCGAAtagtcaatgctaagtcaacCAAGTCTTTTTAAAAGATAAGaagaatgtcattttcaagcattaattgataagataagaacaatgtcattttcatacaataaatGAAGAGAtaagaacaatgtcattttcatataattaatGAAGGGAcaagaacaatgtcattttcatgcaattaatgaaaggatatGAGCCATATCTTTTTTATGTAACATATGCATTCATATTAGAAAGTCAAGATCTAGTTAAATCAACgtcactttcaagtaattaatgctaggataagatcaatgtcgctttTAAGCACTAATGGTAAGAGAAAAGCATCAAGTCATTATCAAATTTAATGTATAAGATAAGGATGCATATCCACTTTAAACTTGGACCAATAGGACGGTGATAAGTAGCCGATCTATGAACCTAAGGGAGATAGGCTTTTTGATGGACCAATGCGATTAAGACAACAAAGCAAGAGTATTAATGAAGTAACTTGTAAGAGAAGCTATAAAACTACTATAAATAGAAGAAGCgttccttcatttccaacaTCCACCAATCCTTCTTCTCTATTCGCCCTTACATATTTTCTCTCGCTTTTCCCCCATCCCTCTCTCGGCCACCCCACCGAACCATCGCCTATTACCGCCGCCGCCTTGCGCCATCGCCGTCGCATCGCCTCCCGTCTTATTTTATTCATTGTAGAATAAAATAATCTGGGGTACATGTAAATGGGATTAACTAGATCTAATGCGGTAACGTCCGTTTGTTACTTAAACAGAGTATTGCATTAAATTGAC
This sequence is a window from Rhodamnia argentea isolate NSW1041297 chromosome 3, ASM2092103v1, whole genome shotgun sequence. Protein-coding genes within it:
- the LOC115752416 gene encoding disease resistance protein RPV1-like, producing the protein MAFSNFQSSLSASASSVRSRYDDVVLSFRGTDTSRHFTNGLLAGLSNAGMSVFRDEKVAGADKGIDPTLVEAIEQSKISIPIISPDYASSESCLMGLVKMLECRDNMNHTVIPIFYGVDPSDIGSFVNHKKRGIDRKLLTPWKSALHRIGQLKGYHLDPTSDQDGRLISEVVLYVTRQLKNAELVGTSMPVGIDNQLRKMMTRLDVDYRDGQAVAIRGNEVRMVGIHGNAGIGKTTLAKFIYSQLYPLFEGCSYLGNIGEVSKTEPLEHLQSQLISDLLKQRPMSMGSVEEGIHNIKHRFRSMRVLIVLDDIHGRPQLEAFAGKLSWFGSRSRIIVTTRNAELLRDIPEMFGTYRVGPMEFDPSLCLFCRHAFGESSPRQGYEDLSKQIVSRIDGVPLVIEVLGSYLYRKQKETWDETLRQLKEIPARMLHKVLMTSYTDLNQGTKDIFLDIACFFLGKDQRIPFYMWEDCGFHPRSGIESLLLTSLVKIGENNELLVYDLLRDVGLEIVRNEDRANPGRRSRLWNHEDALRTLRNKQATKMVKALCLKYDNGSGDYFTSEEFQSLSELRFLKLDNANIRGDFSNLLSNLRWLDWRGCPTTFEAMNLHLEKLVILDLSWSKVTQDWEGWSQIEMRQLKVLNLTGCNEMLMTPDFSSYPQLEMLILERCAQLVEIHHSICDLKSLVSLNLKSCSNLSELPLEMGNMEALKELLIDGTSIQEIPESIARMKKLETVSASNCYSLTYLPISFPTEALSMLLLDNAKIIELPNSIGSLEKLERLSLRDCREIQKLPESLGELGYSLVELDVSGTLIVELPDSTSNLHLLRVLKLERCHVRKFPSVIGELRKLEEIHASHCRSLEGSIPSNIKNLEFLKILMLGYTCVSSLPESIQLLSHLQTLNLLACNNLETLPVLPSSLTCLRISSKKMSMIPDIQNLVELEDLSLGYEKPKELIDPPSSQSLGTISLPKLKSLELSHSQISNLGFEYGPACNPQLNKVVPTGANLQGVSGLPSSLSVLSIQACTSATSMPTLGSLIYLSELQLLNSPVEEIRGLGELKSLEILVVSHCPIVHLNGLSKLTSLMRLSLKNCESLSKLPNVSNLIMLRVLEIHGCRKICSIKGLEGSTSREEPIVTDCEAESSAEVNKARRRIKKRLLRSSATTPPSFRSPRVTGQPWNSSDAGLLYFGSNFDFPSSSHPEPLLATASHHSACPPTLSRHHDRRSLQEDPEHPSEALTDRHPLFWSLRPMAATAASSPRSAARQPPQAVVLDPSSSPGVIGS